In a single window of the Granulicella sibirica genome:
- a CDS encoding APC family permease translates to MAEQERELPRVLNAAHATSIVVGIIIGSGIFLVPREMMAAVGGSGMVYAVWIVGGLLSLFGAMTYAEIAAAKPMYGGEYAFLREAYGDVVAFLYMWTWITIAKPASIATIAAGLMRVLGTFAMFSFLGMPAFGPLMWSQVFAIGATWLITGLNIIGTRKSGNVQLLLTWLKGLLIVVIAGFCFLTAGGHGSWSNFGTTFAGARGGFSGFMVALIAALWAYDGWSDVTQMAGEVQRPQRSLPVALIGGVGIVGGLYMLTNAAIQYVLPAAAIAGAERPAADAMRLVAGGAGAALVSIGMAVSIGATFVGSSLSGARVPFAAARDGLFFEGLAHVSPRFRTPSSALILQAVLSSLLLLAIGRFQALFSLAIFAEWMFYALTASTIFVFRRRDAAGARPFSVWGYPVVPVLFIAAAGVLLVFSIMDQPRNSLFGMAVILLGIPVHALYQRGRRAAG, encoded by the coding sequence ATGGCTGAACAGGAACGGGAGTTGCCGCGTGTGCTGAACGCGGCGCATGCGACTTCGATCGTCGTCGGGATCATTATCGGCAGCGGGATCTTCCTTGTGCCGCGAGAGATGATGGCCGCGGTCGGCGGTTCGGGCATGGTGTATGCGGTCTGGATCGTGGGTGGGCTGCTGTCGCTGTTTGGGGCGATGACGTATGCGGAGATCGCGGCGGCGAAGCCGATGTATGGCGGCGAGTATGCGTTCCTGCGTGAGGCGTATGGGGACGTGGTGGCGTTTCTCTACATGTGGACCTGGATCACGATCGCAAAACCTGCCTCGATTGCGACCATTGCCGCGGGACTGATGCGGGTGCTCGGCACGTTCGCGATGTTCAGCTTTCTGGGAATGCCGGCGTTTGGTCCGCTGATGTGGAGCCAGGTGTTCGCGATCGGTGCGACGTGGCTGATTACCGGATTGAACATCATTGGGACGAGGAAATCGGGAAACGTGCAGCTTCTGCTGACCTGGCTCAAAGGGTTGCTGATCGTCGTCATTGCAGGGTTCTGTTTCCTGACGGCGGGTGGGCATGGAAGCTGGAGCAACTTCGGGACGACCTTCGCTGGGGCGCGGGGCGGGTTTTCGGGGTTTATGGTGGCGTTGATTGCTGCGCTTTGGGCTTACGACGGGTGGAGCGATGTGACGCAGATGGCCGGGGAGGTGCAGAGGCCGCAGCGGAGTCTGCCAGTGGCGCTGATCGGCGGGGTTGGGATCGTGGGCGGGCTGTACATGCTGACGAATGCCGCGATTCAGTATGTGCTGCCGGCGGCTGCGATTGCGGGGGCGGAGCGCCCGGCGGCGGATGCGATGAGGCTGGTGGCGGGTGGGGCAGGGGCGGCGCTGGTTTCAATCGGGATGGCGGTGAGCATCGGGGCGACGTTCGTGGGGTCCTCGCTGTCGGGGGCGCGGGTGCCATTTGCGGCGGCGCGAGATGGGTTGTTCTTTGAGGGGCTGGCGCATGTGTCGCCGAGGTTCCGGACGCCTTCGAGTGCGCTGATCCTGCAGGCAGTGTTGAGTTCTCTGCTACTGCTGGCGATCGGGAGATTCCAGGCGCTGTTCTCGCTTGCAATTTTCGCAGAGTGGATGTTCTATGCGCTGACGGCCAGCACGATTTTTGTCTTCAGGCGCAGGGATGCGGCGGGAGCGCGGCCCTTTAGCGTGTGGGGATATCCCGTGGTGCCGGTTTTGTTTATCGCCGCGGCGGGGGTGTTGTTGGTGTTCTCGATCATGGACCAGCCGCGGAATTCGCTGTTTGGGATGGCGGTAATCCTGCTTGGGATCCCGGTGCATGCGCTCTATCAGCGGGGGCGGCGGGCAGCCGGGTAG